A region from the Marinobacter sp. SS13-12 genome encodes:
- a CDS encoding BCCT family transporter: MLERLQRRLGLQTIPGVFFTSAGVATLFVALAVPFDQVVADSFGLLTGWVARNLGWFYILAVTSLLVFLLGLAVSRYGNIRLGADDSRPDYSNLTWFTMLFAAGIGTILMFWGVAEPISHFANPPFEGVQPGSERAAGDAMTVALYHFGLHTWTIFAMPGLAIGYFAYRHNLPMRISSLFYPILGERAFGPWGWAVDVIAVLGTLFGVATSLGLGTLQLNSGLNYLFDVPSTGLVQVILIATISSIAATSVALGLDKGVRRLSQLNIVLAMVLLLFVLAVGPTVFIAEGMVQSVGDYFDALPWLAFWTETFNETDWQRQWTLFYWAWTISWAPYVGIFIARISRGRTIREFVAGVLFAPTAFTLVWFGIFGLSAIQVEMNGQIALAEQVQQDPSVAIFAFLEAFPLAEAASALSVVIIVIFFTTSSDSASLVIDMLTRRDDQPSLVRQRIFWAAAQGVIAATLLLAGGLDALQNVITSLGLPFCFLLIFMAVALFRALRADYRGYSINELVQGRAFPEVVATSETKQENDYVSETVNRH, translated from the coding sequence GTGCTGGAACGGCTGCAGCGCCGACTTGGGCTCCAGACTATACCTGGGGTGTTTTTCACCTCTGCCGGGGTGGCTACTTTGTTTGTCGCCCTGGCGGTCCCGTTTGACCAGGTCGTAGCCGACAGTTTCGGGCTACTCACTGGCTGGGTGGCCCGTAATCTGGGCTGGTTCTACATCCTCGCCGTTACTTCGTTACTGGTGTTCCTGCTTGGTCTGGCTGTGAGCCGCTACGGCAATATCCGCCTGGGAGCCGACGACAGCCGCCCCGACTATTCCAACCTGACCTGGTTCACGATGCTCTTCGCCGCCGGCATCGGCACCATACTTATGTTCTGGGGCGTAGCAGAGCCGATCTCCCATTTCGCCAATCCTCCCTTTGAGGGCGTGCAGCCGGGTTCGGAAAGGGCTGCCGGTGATGCCATGACCGTAGCGCTCTATCACTTCGGCCTGCACACCTGGACCATCTTTGCCATGCCGGGACTGGCGATCGGCTACTTTGCCTACCGGCACAACCTGCCCATGCGCATCAGCAGCCTGTTCTATCCGATTCTCGGCGAGCGGGCCTTCGGGCCCTGGGGCTGGGCGGTGGATGTGATTGCCGTACTCGGTACCCTGTTTGGCGTGGCAACGTCGTTGGGGCTGGGGACGCTGCAACTGAACAGTGGTCTCAACTATCTTTTTGATGTGCCATCGACTGGCCTGGTCCAGGTCATTCTGATTGCGACCATTTCCAGTATCGCCGCTACGTCGGTGGCTCTCGGCCTGGATAAGGGAGTGCGCCGGTTGTCGCAGCTCAACATTGTGCTGGCCATGGTTCTGCTCTTATTCGTGCTCGCCGTCGGGCCAACCGTGTTTATTGCCGAGGGAATGGTCCAGAGCGTGGGTGATTATTTTGATGCCTTGCCCTGGTTGGCCTTCTGGACCGAGACCTTCAATGAGACGGACTGGCAGCGGCAATGGACCCTGTTCTACTGGGCCTGGACCATCTCCTGGGCACCCTATGTCGGAATCTTCATTGCCCGGATTTCGCGGGGGCGGACCATCCGTGAGTTCGTTGCCGGTGTTCTGTTTGCTCCCACAGCCTTCACGCTGGTGTGGTTCGGGATCTTCGGGTTATCCGCCATTCAGGTGGAAATGAACGGGCAGATCGCGCTGGCTGAACAGGTGCAGCAGGACCCCTCAGTGGCCATTTTTGCTTTCCTGGAAGCCTTTCCGCTTGCGGAAGCAGCATCGGCCCTGAGTGTCGTCATCATTGTGATTTTCTTTACCACGTCATCCGACTCCGCCTCCCTGGTTATCGATATGCTGACCCGGCGGGACGATCAGCCGTCTCTGGTGCGCCAACGAATTTTCTGGGCGGCAGCCCAGGGTGTCATCGCTGCCACTCTGCTGTTGGCGGGTGGGCTCGATGCCCTGCAGAACGTGATTACCTCCCTGGGCCTGCCCTTCTGTTTTTTACTGATTTTCATGGCGGTGGCTCTGTTCCGGGCGCTGCGGGCAGATTACCGGGGGTACAGTATCAATGAACTGGTCCAGGGACGGGCTTTCCCGGAAGTTGTGGCCACTTCCGAAACGAAACAGGAGAATGATTATGTATCGGAAACTGTTAATCGCCATTGA
- a CDS encoding universal stress protein, producing the protein MYRKLLIAIDPDDDGEGKRALAAAMDLLDEDGELHLASVYSPGGGGFFPHVTEEAPEEKEAEVREVLDLLVRKYLPLNRSANLHVVAGNAGEKLVGLAGQLCADLLMLVSRGSTGHWPMRRATVEHVSVNAPCPVLVLPSLEKSGPEPGEKESVD; encoded by the coding sequence ATGTATCGGAAACTGTTAATCGCCATTGATCCGGACGACGATGGTGAGGGCAAACGTGCGCTTGCGGCTGCTATGGATCTTTTGGACGAGGACGGTGAGCTTCACCTTGCCAGTGTCTACAGCCCCGGCGGTGGCGGTTTTTTCCCGCATGTGACGGAAGAGGCACCGGAGGAGAAAGAGGCCGAGGTCCGGGAGGTGCTGGATCTTCTTGTGCGGAAATATCTGCCGCTGAACCGCAGTGCAAACCTGCACGTGGTGGCAGGCAACGCTGGCGAAAAATTGGTGGGCCTGGCGGGCCAACTTTGTGCTGATCTGTTGATGCTGGTATCCCGTGGCAGCACCGGGCACTGGCCGATGCGCCGGGCGACAGTGGAGCATGTTTCAGTGAATGCCCCGTGTCCGGTACTCGTATTGCCGTCTCTGGAAAAATCCGGGCCCGAGCCGGGGGAAAAGGAATCGGTTGACTGA
- the thpD gene encoding ectoine hydroxylase gives MSRSQDLFPTRLERKLGMFERLDPVVHTPEERLSDGPLSSEQVREFDDNGFLFFDSFFSKDEMDGFIKELKDYEEDEDLKLSEGTILEPGKEEIRSIFGIHEISERFDRLTRDPHLLDIVHQLLDSEVYIHQSRINYKPGFKGKGFNWHSDFETWHSEDGMPRMRCLSCSIVMTDNNEFNGPLMLIPGSQKYFIPCVGRTPEDNYKESLKSQNLGVPDAASLTRLMNENSIEAPKGPPGSLIIFECNTLHGSNVNMSCWPRSNLFFVYNSVHNTLEEPYCGNKPRPEFLANRKNQEPLKPV, from the coding sequence ATGTCACGCTCACAGGACCTTTTTCCGACTCGCCTTGAGCGGAAGCTGGGCATGTTCGAAAGGCTGGACCCGGTGGTGCATACGCCAGAAGAAAGGCTCTCCGACGGCCCGTTATCCAGCGAGCAGGTGCGCGAATTCGATGACAACGGATTTCTGTTCTTTGATTCCTTCTTTTCCAAGGACGAGATGGACGGTTTCATCAAGGAACTGAAGGATTATGAGGAAGATGAGGACCTCAAGCTGTCCGAAGGAACCATCCTTGAACCGGGAAAGGAAGAGATTCGTTCCATCTTTGGTATTCATGAGATATCGGAGCGCTTCGACCGGCTGACCCGTGACCCGCATCTGCTGGACATCGTTCACCAGCTGCTGGACAGCGAGGTCTACATCCATCAGTCACGAATCAATTACAAACCCGGCTTCAAGGGCAAGGGATTCAACTGGCACTCGGACTTTGAAACCTGGCACAGCGAAGACGGCATGCCACGGATGCGCTGCCTGAGCTGCTCCATCGTGATGACCGACAACAACGAGTTCAACGGCCCGCTGATGCTGATTCCCGGCTCCCAGAAGTACTTCATTCCCTGTGTTGGCCGTACGCCGGAAGACAACTACAAGGAATCGCTCAAATCCCAGAACCTGGGTGTTCCTGATGCCGCCAGCCTGACCAGGCTGATGAACGAGAATTCCATTGAAGCGCCCAAAGGGCCTCCGGGATCGCTGATCATATTCGAGTGCAACACCCTCCATGGTTCCAACGTGAACATGTCGTGCTGGCCACGAAGCAATCTGTTCTTCGTCTACAACAGCGTTCACAACACGCTGGAAGAGCCGTATTGCGGCAACAAGCCGCGGCCCGAGTTCCTGGCCAATCGGAAGAACCAGGAACCCTTAAAGCCGGTATGA